Proteins encoded together in one Triticum dicoccoides isolate Atlit2015 ecotype Zavitan chromosome 7B, WEW_v2.0, whole genome shotgun sequence window:
- the LOC119341238 gene encoding protein AMEIOTIC 1 homolog, which yields MSGSGGGSSGIISMDQHQQLPRRVEVVMAEELGAGDYFSTPPSASSTTNAGKLLALPSPRSPLQPQPLFTAGFTVPALHPFAGLTLRHMDSPSSPCGASLLQQGGRRMAMPNLEAGGMSTVGTDLALATPSYC from the exons ATGAGCGGGAGCGGGGGAGGCAGCAGCGGCATCATCAGCATGGACCAGCACCAGCAGCTCCCCCGCAGAGTTGAGGTGGTGATGGCGGAGGAGCTGGGGGCCGGGGACTACTTCTCCACGCCGCCATCGGCGTCGTCCACCACCAACGCCGGCAAGCTGCTGGCCCTGCCCAGCCCCAGGTCACCCCTCCAGCCACAGCCGCTCTTCACCGCTGGGTTCACCGTCCCGGCCTTGCACCCCTTCGCCGGCCTCACCTTGCGCCATATG GATTCGCCGTCGTCGCCCTGCGGTGCTAGTCTGCTGCAGCAGGGGGGGAGGAGGATGGCCATGCCCAACCTGGAGGCCGGAGGGATGAGCACCGTGGGCACGGACCTGGCCCTCGCCACTCCCTCCTACTGCTGA